One genomic region from Argentina anserina chromosome 2, drPotAnse1.1, whole genome shotgun sequence encodes:
- the LOC126783541 gene encoding uncharacterized protein LOC126783541, translated as MTLEDFFTLTEMKDGLTAPSRVEELVTLMKSEKDSSVNNAGELTRQWVAVTSTIAATENKDCLDLFIQLDGLLFVDKWLKDVQNLVNDANESFVEDSITALLRALEKLHIDNKRSVSTGIWSTVERLLDHKSLKVQDIARLLFDSWKQDGNAVDHVENTEVLCGGGNPELPVQETKPSALNSTPSEVGSNIKNHLSCTAQDETLEGLQSESADVQTPTLSQQSPAQKFSENEDVKSDRSPEPLGSVILEAIQQSSIKDEPSACSLGADAIIGSTDFPVAKMSNPDDSKLNEMPSNEKQKHTVNSSPKNLGVTDISSVSGPLESGVCSDSPAATSPVFVDDSALQKSSDANEDGFCQKLDPLSGDGQDESCRPDPQIMMDDTMVVTDGTSAMMGDSLVVMDDTISVDHCNTAVQDSDCSNVPRESSSNGNLSRKVEDIEAPTRMDDSDAVDEDEDEEQDSDEGNELTIASAFPINIFEKRRADIDVEYGMVDALEVARQVAQEVEREVEKEVVDYGEPYCSSSSGKMSGGGLRQPGSPDSINEKQDPVTEVAPKHVPVEQVNSVEANPEKDVVVSKHQDMVREHSIHDMESSQVTEMAQEPEVNSEKGLCGFDLNEEVSSDEMDSVNPVSTQIPFSRPPPAADLPVAPLQFEGAIGLKDSLGNSAFRRASPRRFSDSEKNLSTGATTGSSKQRPDYMCLDLNVALGGDDLEKQIPLSSGLPSGESSGEVSQSRLGRPNLDLNRIDDDGDAPLNLRVEGQFLYNRNARRSPSPASSSSSMQPLMRNFDLNDRPFFLNDSSDQGHGKPSQSATAYRGQVDGSVISILGTRVEIKRNDVSQTLSLSNGKGIIETAGDPNLARAGSLLELGSGVSYTNSPIFGYNGLATGPPMSFSPTMYGPGGTIPYMMDSRGSHVVPQVMGSASVVPPPFPQSPFIVNMNAMQPGLNGAGPSRPSLDLNSGFMVESANRDTGLRHLFIHGQGGSMDEHLRNSSQPPSSNVGGKRKEPESGWEPYPFSYRHQQPPWR; from the coding sequence AAGAGTGAGAAAGATTCTAGTGTGAATAATGCTGGTGAGCTAACCCGGCAGTGGGTTGCAGTTACAAGCACAATTGCTGCCACAGAGAATAAAGATTGTCTTGATCTTTTTATTCAATTGGATGGATTGTTGTTTGTTGATAAATGGCTGAAAGATGTTCAAAATTTAGTTAATGATGCAAATGAAAGTTTTGTAGAAGACTCAATAACTGCTCTGTTACGGGCTCTTGAAAAGCTGCATATTGACAATAAGAGGTCAGTATCTACGGGTATCTGGAGTACTGTTGAGAGACTTCTTGACCACAAAAGCTTGAAGGTTCAAGATATAGCAAGACTGCTGTTTGATAGCTGGAAGCAGGACGGTAATGCAGTTGACCATGTTGAGAATACTGAGGTCCTCTGTGGTGGTGGGAATCCTGAGCTTCCTGTACAAGAGACCAAGCCATCTGCATTAAATTCCACTCCTTCAGAAGTAGGTTCTAACATCAAGAATCACCTATCTTGTACTGCTCAAGACGAAACACTGGAGGGTCTTCAATCAGAAAGTGCTGATGTACAGACTCCAACTTTGTCACAACAGTCCCCAGCCCAGAAATTTTCAGAGAATGAAGACGTCAAGAGCGATAGGTCTCCAGAGCCTTTGGGGTCTGTTATTTTGGAGGCTATCCAACAAAGTTCTATAAAAGATGAACCCTCTGCATGTTCTTTAGGAGCAGATGCTATAATCGGAAGTACTGATTttcctgttgcaaagatgagcAATCCAGATGACTCTAAATTGAATGAGATGCCCAGTAATGAAAAACAGAAGCAcacagtcaatagttctccaAAGAACTTGGGTGTGACTGACATTTCGTCTGTGTCTGGACCACTGGAATCTGGGGTTTGTTCAGATTCTCCTGCTGCAACATCCCCGGTTTTTGTGGATGATTCTGCTTTACAAAAAAGTTCAGATGCCAATGAGGATGGCTTCTGTCAAAAGCTCGATCCACTGAGTGGTGATGGACAAGATGAGAGCTGTAGACCTGATCCACAGATTATGATGGACGATACAATGGTTGTGACAGATGGTACTTCAGCTATGATGGGAGATTCATTGGTTGTGATGGATGATACAATAAGTGTAGATCATTGCAACACTGCAGTTCAAGATAGTGACTGTTCAAACGTTCCTCGGGAGTCGTCTAGCAATGGTAATTTGTCTAGAAAAGTTGAAGATATAGAGGCTCCTACCAGGATGGATGACTCGGATGCtgttgatgaagatgaagatgaagagcaAGATAGTGATGAAGGCAATGAATTGACTATTGCTAGTGCTTTTCCtatcaatatatttgaaaaaaGAAGGGCTGATATTGATGTCGAATATGGGATGGTTGATGCTCTTGAAGTCGCTCGACAGGTTGCCCAAGAAGTAGAAAGAGAAGTAGAAAAAGAAGTTGTGGATTACGGAGAGCCATACTGCAGTTCATCTTCTGGGAAAATGTCAGGAGGTGGACTCAGACAACCTGGCAGCCCAGACTCTATAAATGAAAAGCAAGACCCAGTCACCGAAGTTGCACCAAAGCATGTGCCAGTTGAACAAGTGAATTCTGTAGAGGCAAATCCTGAGAAGGATGTAGTTGTATCAAAGCATCAGGATATGGTACGTGAACATTCCATTCATGACATGGAGTCCTCTCAAGTGACTGAAATGGCTCAAGAACCAGAAGTTAACTCAGAAAAGGGTCTTTGCGGTTTTGATCTAAATGAAGAAGTAAGTTCTGATGAGATGGACTCAGTGAATCCTGTATCTACTCAAATTCCTTTTTCCAGACCACCACCAGCTGCTGATCTACCTGTGGCTCCTTTGCAGTTTGAAGGGGCTATTGGATTGAAAGACTCTCTTGGTAATAGTGCTTTTCGTCGAGCATCGCCTCGCAGGTTTTCTGATTCTGAGAAGAATCTTTCTACGGGAGCCACCACTGGTAGCTCAAAGCAGAGGCCAGACTACATGTGCTTAGATTTGAATGTTGCTCTTGGAGGAGATGATTTGGAAAAACAAATTCCATTGTCGTCTGGCCTCCCATCCGGGGAATCTTCAGGGGAAGTGAGTCAAAGTAGATTGGGTAGGCCTAACTTGGATTTGAACCGTATTGATGACGATGGTGATGCTCCATTGAACTTAAGAGTGGAAGGACAGTTCTTGTACAACCGAAATGCCCGTCGCAGCCCATCTCCTGCCTCATCATCGTCATCGATGCAGCCATTGATGAGGAATTTTGATTTGAATGACAGACCCTTTTTTCTAAATGATTCTAGTGATCAAGGGCACGGAAAGCCTTCTCAAAGTGCCACTGCATATAGAGGGCAGGTGGATGGTTCAGTTATTTCTATCCTGGGTACCAGAGTGGAGATTAAAAGAAATGATGTTTCTCAAACTCTGTCCTTATCAAATGGAAAGGGTATTATTGAGACTGCAGGAGATCCCAACTTGGCAAGAGCGGGAAGTCTTTTAGAATTGGGTTCAGGGGTTTCTTACACCAACTCTCCTATTTTTGGGTACAATGGACTGGCTACAGGGCCCCCAATGTCATTCTCCCCGACTATGTATGGACCTGGTGGAACAATCCCCTATATGATGGATTCAAGAGGATCCCATGTTGTGCCTCAAGTTATGGGTTCTGCATCAGTGGTTCCACCTCCGTTCCCTCAGTCACCGTTTATTGTGAATATGAATGCCATGCAACCGGGTCTAAATGGTGCTGGGCCATCACGTCCCAGTCTTGATTTAAACTCTGGTTTCATGGTTGAGAGTGCCAATAGAGATACAGGTTTGAGGCACCTTTTCATTCATGGCCAAGGTGGATCTATGGACGAGCATTTGAGGAACAGCTCACAGCCTCCTAGTTCCAATGTTGGTGGCAAAAGGAAAGAACCAGAAAGTGGCTGGGAACCCTACCCTTTTAGTTACAGACATCAGCAACCCCCCTGGAGATAG